The following are from one region of the Geoalkalibacter subterraneus genome:
- the accA gene encoding acetyl-CoA carboxylase carboxyl transferase subunit alpha, translating into MQFYLDFEKPIFELERKIRELRDFSTDNVDFSSDIKKLEKKAAKLREDIFSNLDRWQRTQLARHMNRPYTLDYIEHMFTDWFEVHGDRNFRDDPALVCGFARFNAEPCAVIGHQKGRDTKEKVYRNFGMPNPEGYRKALRVMKMAEQFGLPIFCFVDTPGAFPGIGAEERGQAEAIARNLREMAALTVPTIITITGEGGSGGALAIAVGNRVLMMEYSVYAVISPEGCAAILWNDGTKGPIAAEALKLTAADIKELKVVIDEVVPEPLGGAHINPAEAAAKLKESLTKHLEQLKEMSGEELVEQRYQKFRAMSVVVE; encoded by the coding sequence ATGCAATTTTACCTTGATTTTGAAAAGCCGATTTTTGAACTGGAACGCAAAATAAGAGAGTTGCGCGACTTTTCCACCGATAATGTCGATTTTTCAAGCGATATTAAGAAACTTGAAAAAAAGGCCGCCAAACTGCGCGAAGATATTTTTTCCAATCTTGACCGCTGGCAGCGCACCCAGCTGGCCCGCCACATGAACCGGCCTTACACCCTCGATTACATCGAGCATATGTTCACTGACTGGTTCGAGGTCCACGGGGATCGCAATTTTCGTGACGACCCGGCACTGGTCTGCGGCTTTGCCCGCTTCAACGCTGAGCCCTGCGCTGTCATCGGACACCAGAAAGGACGCGATACCAAGGAAAAAGTCTATCGCAACTTCGGCATGCCCAACCCGGAAGGGTACCGCAAGGCCCTGCGCGTCATGAAGATGGCCGAGCAGTTTGGTCTGCCGATCTTCTGCTTTGTCGACACGCCTGGTGCTTTCCCCGGAATCGGTGCCGAGGAGCGCGGCCAGGCTGAAGCCATTGCGCGCAACCTGCGTGAGATGGCGGCACTGACTGTGCCGACTATCATCACCATTACCGGCGAAGGGGGGTCCGGCGGGGCGCTGGCTATCGCCGTCGGCAACCGGGTTCTGATGATGGAATATTCCGTTTATGCTGTGATCTCCCCTGAAGGGTGCGCCGCCATTCTCTGGAACGACGGCACCAAGGGCCCCATCGCCGCAGAGGCACTCAAGCTCACGGCCGCGGACATCAAGGAACTCAAGGTCGTCATCGACGAAGTCGTCCCGGAACCTCTGGGAGGCGCCCATATCAATCCTGCGGAGGCGGCTGCCAAACTCAAGGAGTCGCTGACAAAACACCTGGAGCAGCTCAAGGAAATGTCCGGGGAGGAACTTGTGGAGCAGCGCTACCAGAAGTTCCGGGCCATGTCGGTGGTCGTGGAGTAG
- a CDS encoding helix-turn-helix transcriptional regulator, which translates to MDKTQGKRRPGKPAKKYSQAARLHNVIRLLEARYGATVEELAEECQVDRRTVYRDLQAVSDAGYPLLREPQADGRTLYRFLTGFKKVPPINFSLEELMTLYLCRGQLGFLQGTPFQEDLDSIFDKIRSSLSPRNVAHLERISEAAVPLFQGVRDYHDKKEILEKVRRALLFQYRCRMQYRPPRREAQSYLFDPYLLLFYQSALYLGGYSHNRKALRLFLVDRIQDIEILRERFEVPEDFDASDLTGQAFGLIDDCAMNIEARFGAEIAHLIRERTWHPDQSIVENKDGSLTLSFTAAGEREILSWLYSFLPHVEVLSPPFLREKFRDGLKQALHR; encoded by the coding sequence ATGGATAAAACGCAAGGCAAGCGCCGGCCCGGAAAACCGGCTAAGAAATACAGTCAGGCAGCCAGGCTTCACAATGTGATCCGGCTGCTCGAAGCGCGTTATGGTGCGACGGTCGAGGAGTTGGCGGAAGAATGCCAGGTCGACCGTCGCACCGTTTATCGTGACCTTCAGGCCGTCTCAGACGCAGGGTATCCCCTTCTGCGCGAACCCCAGGCGGACGGCCGAACGCTTTACCGTTTCCTGACAGGCTTTAAAAAAGTCCCTCCCATCAATTTTTCCCTGGAAGAGTTGATGACACTGTACCTGTGTCGCGGGCAACTGGGGTTTTTGCAGGGGACTCCATTTCAGGAAGATCTCGATTCCATCTTCGATAAGATCCGATCCAGCCTCTCGCCGCGCAATGTGGCTCATCTTGAACGGATTTCAGAAGCCGCGGTGCCTCTATTCCAGGGGGTTCGCGATTATCACGACAAGAAAGAGATCCTGGAGAAAGTACGCCGTGCCCTGCTGTTTCAATACCGGTGTCGCATGCAGTATCGCCCGCCTCGCAGAGAAGCGCAGAGCTACCTGTTCGATCCCTATCTTTTACTTTTTTACCAGAGCGCGCTTTACCTTGGGGGGTACAGTCATAACCGCAAGGCTCTGAGATTGTTCCTGGTTGACCGCATTCAGGATATTGAGATTCTGCGAGAGCGTTTTGAGGTGCCGGAGGATTTCGATGCTTCTGATCTGACCGGTCAGGCTTTTGGATTGATTGATGACTGTGCAATGAACATCGAGGCAAGGTTCGGCGCTGAGATCGCGCACCTGATCCGCGAGCGCACCTGGCATCCTGACCAGTCTATTGTTGAAAACAAGGATGGCTCTCTTACTCTTTCGTTCACCGCCGCAGGCGAGCGGGAGATTCTCTCCTGGCTTTATTCCTTCCTGCCTCATGTTGAGGTTCTTTCCCCCCCCTTTCTACGGGAGAAGTTTCGTGACGGTCTGAAGCAGGCCCTCCATCGCTGA
- the dnaE gene encoding DNA polymerase III subunit alpha, which yields MSQTPFVHLHLHSQYSLLDGAIKIGDLVQRARALEMPALAITDHGNMFGAIEFYQTARAAEIKPIFGCEVYVAKGSRLTKGNARGSSDASHHLVLLAENLEGYRNLCRLVSAAYREGFYYKPRVDWDLLREHNQGLIALTACLGGEIPTLIEQGKMEDALRRSREMAEIFDNERLYLELQENFIPEQTRVNRGLKEISQDLGLPLVATNDCHYLTRDQAHAHEVLLCIQTGKTMDDPSRMRFPNDEFYVKTPQEMAELFSDVPEAIANTVRIAERCNVEIDLKTYHFPQYEKPAEKTLDDVLREDSLAGLEERLEEIRQVRELSEEDEKRYRERLERELDCIISMGFPGYFLIVADFIIWAKDHDIPVGPGRGSAAGSLVAFAIRITDIDPMPYNLLFERFLNPERISMPDIDVDFCIYGREEVIEYVRRKYGAANVAQIITFGTMAAKGVLRDVGRAMGIPYGEVDKIAKLVPGVLNITLDEALKQEPKLRELIDKDAKIKELFNVGLALEGLTRHASTHAAGVVVTPNDLTEYLPLYVDPKSGGQVTQFSMGYVEKIGLVKFDFLGLKTLTVINNAVRLVREGQQPDFDLKLIGDDDPKTYELLSRGETTGVFQLESSGMKELLVKLKPSCFEDIIAVCALYRPGPLGSGMVDDFILRKHGKKKITYDFPQLEPILQDTYGVIVYQEQVMLIAQVLANYSLGSADLLRRAMGKKKAEEMAKQKEIFLKGAKENNLDPKRAEAVFDLMEKFAAYGFNKSHSAAYALVAYHTAYLKAHYPVEFMAALLTEDMENTDKVVKNIAEVRSMGIEVLPPDINASDRSFTVHDNAIRFGLGAVKGVGSSAIEVILEVRREGAFSSLHDFCERVNLQKVNKKVLEALIKCGAFDSLDGRRAQFMEALEDAMDAGQRLQRERAMGQESLFGMEEIVSSSGNGHGKLPEVEEWPEKVLLNFEKEALGFFITGHPLARYQDTIRRFATCDAASLHDRADKEEVKVCGIVAGIKELTTKKGDRMAFATLEDLSGLVEMVLFPEVYAASSDLIKGEDPIFVSGTLDVGEETCKLMASEVISLRDMQERQTRKVHFRLTSPGLDEEQLRGLKNIIKQFPGRCASFLHLVVPNHFETVVGLPDTLNVAPSDEMMEAAEKLFGYNVITFE from the coding sequence ATGAGCCAAACACCTTTTGTACACCTTCATCTGCATTCTCAATACAGTCTGCTTGACGGCGCCATCAAAATCGGCGATCTTGTCCAGCGGGCGCGCGCGCTGGAAATGCCCGCGCTGGCCATCACCGACCATGGCAACATGTTCGGGGCCATCGAGTTCTATCAGACCGCACGGGCTGCCGAAATCAAGCCGATTTTCGGGTGCGAGGTCTATGTGGCCAAAGGGTCGCGGCTGACCAAAGGCAATGCCCGTGGCTCTTCCGATGCCTCCCATCACCTGGTGCTGCTGGCGGAAAACCTTGAAGGCTACCGCAATCTCTGCCGTCTTGTCTCAGCTGCCTATCGGGAAGGTTTCTATTATAAGCCGCGCGTGGATTGGGATCTGCTGCGCGAGCACAATCAGGGGCTTATTGCACTCACGGCTTGTCTCGGCGGGGAAATCCCGACCTTGATCGAACAGGGCAAGATGGAAGACGCCCTGCGGCGCAGCCGTGAAATGGCCGAGATCTTCGATAATGAGCGCTTGTACTTGGAACTCCAGGAAAACTTCATCCCTGAGCAGACACGCGTCAATCGCGGCCTGAAGGAAATCTCCCAAGATCTCGGGTTGCCGCTGGTTGCGACCAACGATTGCCATTATCTGACCCGCGATCAGGCTCATGCCCATGAAGTTCTGCTGTGCATTCAGACCGGCAAAACCATGGACGACCCGTCGCGCATGCGGTTTCCCAACGACGAGTTCTACGTCAAGACACCGCAGGAGATGGCAGAGCTGTTCTCCGATGTGCCCGAAGCCATCGCCAATACGGTGCGGATTGCCGAGCGATGCAATGTCGAGATTGATCTCAAAACCTATCATTTTCCCCAGTACGAAAAACCCGCCGAAAAAACACTCGATGATGTGCTGCGCGAAGATTCCCTGGCGGGGCTCGAAGAGCGGCTTGAAGAAATCAGGCAGGTGCGCGAGCTCAGTGAAGAGGACGAAAAAAGGTATCGCGAACGGCTTGAACGGGAACTTGACTGCATCATCTCGATGGGGTTTCCGGGTTATTTCCTGATTGTCGCCGACTTTATCATCTGGGCGAAAGATCATGACATCCCGGTTGGTCCCGGGCGCGGTTCCGCCGCCGGATCGCTGGTCGCGTTTGCCATTCGCATCACCGACATCGACCCCATGCCCTACAACCTGCTGTTTGAACGTTTTCTAAACCCGGAACGTATTTCGATGCCGGATATCGATGTTGATTTCTGCATTTACGGCCGCGAGGAAGTCATCGAGTATGTGCGGCGCAAGTACGGCGCCGCCAACGTCGCCCAGATCATTACCTTCGGCACCATGGCGGCTAAAGGGGTGCTGCGTGATGTCGGGCGCGCCATGGGCATCCCTTATGGCGAGGTGGATAAAATCGCCAAACTCGTCCCGGGCGTGCTTAACATTACCCTCGATGAGGCCCTCAAGCAGGAGCCCAAACTGCGCGAACTCATCGACAAGGATGCCAAGATCAAGGAGCTGTTCAACGTCGGACTGGCTCTTGAGGGGCTGACACGCCATGCCTCCACCCATGCCGCCGGCGTAGTGGTGACTCCCAATGATCTGACGGAATACCTCCCCCTGTATGTCGACCCCAAATCGGGCGGACAGGTGACTCAGTTCTCCATGGGATATGTGGAGAAGATCGGCCTGGTCAAGTTCGACTTTCTTGGCCTCAAAACGCTGACGGTCATCAACAATGCGGTGCGTCTGGTCCGCGAGGGCCAGCAGCCTGATTTTGACCTCAAGCTGATCGGCGACGACGACCCCAAAACCTACGAGCTGCTCTCCCGTGGGGAGACGACAGGTGTGTTCCAGCTTGAGTCCTCGGGAATGAAAGAGCTGCTGGTCAAGCTCAAACCCTCATGCTTCGAGGACATCATTGCCGTTTGCGCGCTCTATCGTCCCGGTCCCCTGGGTTCTGGGATGGTCGATGATTTTATTCTGCGCAAGCACGGCAAGAAGAAGATCACCTACGATTTCCCCCAGCTTGAACCGATCCTGCAGGACACTTACGGCGTTATCGTCTACCAGGAGCAGGTCATGCTCATCGCCCAGGTGCTGGCCAATTACAGCCTGGGGAGTGCGGATCTGCTGCGCCGTGCCATGGGTAAGAAAAAAGCCGAAGAGATGGCCAAGCAGAAGGAGATCTTTCTCAAAGGGGCGAAGGAGAACAACCTCGATCCCAAGAGAGCCGAAGCCGTTTTCGATCTCATGGAGAAATTCGCCGCTTACGGTTTCAATAAATCTCACTCTGCTGCTTATGCCCTGGTGGCATACCATACGGCTTACCTCAAGGCACACTATCCTGTTGAGTTCATGGCAGCGCTTCTGACCGAGGATATGGAGAATACCGACAAGGTGGTGAAAAACATCGCCGAAGTACGCTCCATGGGGATAGAGGTACTGCCCCCCGATATCAACGCTTCCGACCGCAGTTTTACTGTGCACGATAATGCCATCCGTTTCGGACTGGGCGCTGTCAAAGGGGTTGGCAGCTCGGCCATCGAGGTCATCCTGGAGGTAAGGCGAGAAGGGGCATTTAGTTCGTTGCATGATTTCTGCGAGCGGGTTAATCTGCAGAAAGTCAATAAAAAAGTTCTGGAAGCGCTCATTAAGTGCGGTGCCTTCGATTCGCTCGACGGGCGTCGCGCGCAGTTTATGGAAGCCCTTGAGGATGCCATGGATGCCGGTCAACGCCTGCAGCGCGAGCGCGCCATGGGGCAGGAGTCGCTGTTCGGCATGGAGGAGATTGTTTCGTCCTCCGGCAACGGACACGGCAAACTTCCCGAGGTTGAAGAGTGGCCGGAAAAGGTTCTGCTCAACTTTGAAAAAGAGGCGCTTGGATTTTTCATTACGGGCCATCCCCTGGCGCGTTATCAGGATACGATTCGGCGCTTTGCCACCTGCGATGCGGCTTCTTTGCACGACCGCGCCGACAAGGAGGAGGTCAAGGTCTGTGGTATCGTGGCAGGCATCAAGGAGCTGACCACCAAAAAAGGTGACCGCATGGCCTTTGCGACCCTGGAGGATTTGAGCGGTTTGGTCGAGATGGTGCTGTTTCCCGAGGTCTATGCGGCAAGTTCGGACCTGATCAAGGGTGAGGACCCGATCTTTGTCAGTGGAACTCTGGATGTGGGGGAGGAGACCTGCAAACTGATGGCGAGCGAGGTGATTTCGTTGCGCGATATGCAGGAACGCCAGACCCGCAAGGTTCATTTTCGGCTGACTTCGCCCGGGCTGGACGAAGAACAGCTGCGCGGACTCAAGAACATCATCAAACAGTTTCCAGGGCGTTGCGCGTCCTTTCTTCACCTGGTTGTGCCCAATCATTTTGAGACGGTTGTCGGCCTTCCCGATACCCTGAATGTTGCCCCAAGCGATGAAATGATGGAAGCGGCCGAGAAACTCTTTGGATACAATGTTATTACTTTCGAGTGA
- a CDS encoding Maf family protein — MATMSEIEPTRRLVLASTSPYRLQLLRRLGLAFHVSAPQGEEIIDQGIAPELLVRHLAVQKARSLKDKYPDALIIGADQVFVDARGHVLGKPGTFERAEEQLRLMSGKTHMFYTGLCVFDSQTGEIAADYSTYRVRLKNLTREQIHQYVRRENPVDCAGSFKVEGLGIALMERLEGDDYTTLIGLPLIKLVEMLEHFGISVL; from the coding sequence ATGGCTACCATGTCTGAAATCGAACCGACCCGTCGTCTTGTTCTGGCATCAACGAGTCCCTATCGCCTGCAGCTGCTGCGCCGGCTGGGGTTGGCTTTTCATGTTTCGGCCCCTCAGGGTGAAGAGATCATCGATCAGGGGATTGCGCCGGAACTGCTGGTCAGGCACCTTGCCGTTCAAAAAGCCCGAAGCCTGAAAGACAAATACCCCGATGCCCTGATTATCGGAGCAGACCAGGTCTTCGTCGACGCTCGCGGCCATGTTCTGGGAAAACCCGGCACGTTTGAGCGCGCCGAAGAGCAGTTGCGTCTGATGTCCGGCAAGACCCACATGTTTTATACCGGATTGTGCGTTTTCGACAGTCAAACCGGTGAGATTGCCGCTGACTACTCTACTTACCGAGTTCGGTTGAAAAACCTGACGCGCGAGCAGATTCATCAATACGTTCGCCGGGAAAATCCTGTGGACTGTGCCGGATCTTTCAAAGTCGAAGGGCTGGGGATCGCTCTGATGGAGCGCCTGGAAGGGGATGACTACACCACCCTGATCGGACTGCCGTTGATTAAGCTGGTCGAGATGCTGGAACATTTCGGAATCAGCGTGCTGTGA
- a CDS encoding septal ring lytic transglycosylase RlpA family protein, translated as MKWCWLISLVVMLAGCASGFMEEPPRSRVIETPQNQKLKGWQKPYEVFGQRYHPLLDHEGFVEDGLASWYGRDFHGKKTSNGEVYNMHDMTAAHKTLPLGIFVRVTNKSNGRETIVRLNDRGPFVKGRIIDLSYSAAKELGVVGPGTAPVRVEALGYRQTGPDGEVSYRAPSSYDVGSYTVQIGAFTVLENAERLAAQMRDREGHSAIERGYVENQLFYRVRAGKYTSLESAENAAQKFTLQGFPSSFVVATN; from the coding sequence ATGAAGTGGTGTTGGCTGATCTCGCTGGTCGTGATGCTTGCGGGCTGTGCTTCCGGTTTCATGGAGGAGCCGCCCCGCAGCCGGGTGATCGAGACGCCGCAGAACCAGAAACTCAAAGGATGGCAGAAGCCTTACGAAGTTTTTGGGCAGCGCTATCACCCTTTGCTGGACCATGAAGGTTTTGTTGAAGACGGACTCGCCAGTTGGTACGGCAGGGATTTTCACGGCAAAAAAACCAGCAATGGCGAGGTCTACAACATGCACGACATGACCGCTGCGCATAAAACGCTCCCGCTGGGTATTTTTGTTCGTGTCACCAACAAGAGCAATGGCCGCGAGACGATTGTGCGGCTCAACGATCGTGGCCCCTTCGTGAAGGGGCGCATCATCGATCTTTCTTATTCGGCGGCCAAAGAGCTTGGAGTTGTGGGGCCGGGAACCGCACCTGTGCGTGTGGAAGCTTTGGGATACCGACAGACAGGGCCTGACGGTGAAGTCAGTTATCGTGCGCCGTCCTCCTACGATGTGGGAAGCTATACGGTGCAGATCGGCGCTTTTACCGTGCTCGAAAACGCCGAGCGGCTTGCAGCGCAGATGCGGGACCGCGAGGGGCATTCGGCGATCGAACGCGGTTATGTGGAGAATCAGTTGTTCTACAGGGTCCGCGCGGGAAAATACACGTCACTTGAATCCGCCGAAAATGCGGCTCAGAAATTCACCCTTCAGGGCTTTCCCAGCAGTTTTGTCGTCGCAACCAATTAA
- a CDS encoding phosphatase PAP2 family protein, with the protein MVLILCGIFHASPGCAEEQQNAVALDGLWTRQETLLSIGVVGAAGLASLWDEDFRSEMRRNRSSSIDHLADGFDLLGHPATGLGASALLWGVGTWRDDPHLAQTGQLAFEAVFLSQAATAVVKVGFGRHRPDADEDAWSFRPLSFSDPRHSLSSAHTANAFALAGVLSSRSRKTWTPWLYYGLAGLVGASRVYDDEHWLSDVMVGALIGELSARIAVRFHEDNPGYFFGPTPIGQDGYGLRVGARW; encoded by the coding sequence GTGGTACTCATTCTGTGTGGGATTTTTCATGCTTCTCCTGGATGTGCCGAAGAACAGCAGAACGCTGTTGCGCTTGATGGCCTCTGGACGCGCCAGGAAACCCTGCTGAGTATTGGGGTTGTCGGGGCTGCCGGCCTGGCGTCACTGTGGGACGAAGATTTCCGCAGTGAAATGCGCCGAAATCGAAGCTCTTCGATCGATCATCTGGCTGATGGATTTGATCTTCTCGGACATCCGGCCACTGGCTTGGGGGCTTCCGCGCTGCTGTGGGGCGTCGGTACCTGGCGGGATGACCCTCACCTGGCACAGACAGGGCAGTTGGCCTTTGAGGCTGTTTTTCTGTCTCAGGCCGCAACTGCAGTAGTAAAAGTCGGTTTTGGCCGTCACCGCCCGGATGCTGATGAAGATGCCTGGTCTTTTCGTCCCCTGTCTTTTTCAGACCCGCGTCATTCCCTGTCGTCTGCGCATACCGCCAACGCTTTTGCCTTGGCCGGGGTATTGAGCAGCCGCAGCAGGAAGACATGGACTCCGTGGCTTTATTACGGATTAGCCGGCCTCGTCGGGGCCTCAAGAGTCTATGATGATGAACACTGGCTGTCCGATGTCATGGTCGGAGCGTTGATTGGCGAACTTTCAGCGCGTATTGCGGTGCGTTTTCACGAGGACAACCCGGGCTATTTTTTCGGTCCCACCCCCATTGGCCAGGACGGTTATGGTTTGCGCGTAGGCGCACGTTGGTAA
- the guaA gene encoding glutamine-hydrolyzing GMP synthase: MVQDIHQEKILILDFGSQYTQLIARRVREAHVYCELHPYDMTQDEIRAFAPKGIILSGGPKSVYEEGAPGLSDAVFELGVPVLGICYGMQVMSHHFGGLVVPAGKREYGHADLIAQGCPGPLFDGFFVEGKSPVWMSHGDHVERMPEGFETVARSDNAPVCAIENAELKLYGVQFHPEVSHTPRGEILIDTFVRKICGCTGQWTPGQIIDDAVARIREQVGHGQVILGLSGGVDSSVAAALIHRAIGDQLTCVFVDNGLLRLGEGDQVMATFAENLGVRVIRVDAEDRFMQALAGEPDPERKRKIIGNLFIEIFEEESARIEGASWLAQGTIYPDVIESAGGKTGKAHNIKSHHNVGGLPEFMKLKLLEPLRELFKDEVRAIGEELGLPHPMVWRHPFPGPGLGVRILGEVKKDYADILRRADAIYIEELFRTGHYDKISQAFAVFLPVKSVGVMGDGRTYEYVVALRAVETRDFMTAGWYPMPYADLARISNRIINEVKGVNRVVYDISSKPPATIEWE, encoded by the coding sequence ATGGTTCAGGATATTCATCAGGAAAAGATCCTCATTCTAGATTTCGGGTCCCAGTATACTCAGTTGATTGCCCGGCGCGTGCGTGAGGCACACGTTTATTGCGAACTGCATCCTTATGACATGACACAGGATGAGATCCGCGCGTTTGCACCTAAGGGCATTATTCTCTCCGGCGGCCCGAAATCGGTTTATGAAGAAGGTGCTCCGGGTCTTTCCGATGCGGTTTTCGAACTGGGGGTGCCGGTTCTGGGTATCTGCTACGGCATGCAGGTGATGAGCCACCACTTCGGCGGTCTGGTCGTACCGGCCGGCAAGCGCGAATACGGCCATGCCGATCTGATCGCCCAGGGGTGCCCGGGGCCCTTGTTCGACGGCTTCTTCGTTGAGGGCAAAAGCCCGGTCTGGATGAGCCACGGCGACCATGTGGAAAGGATGCCGGAAGGCTTCGAAACGGTGGCCCGCAGCGATAACGCGCCGGTTTGCGCCATTGAGAATGCCGAACTCAAGCTCTACGGGGTGCAGTTTCATCCGGAGGTCAGCCATACGCCCCGCGGCGAAATCCTGATCGACACCTTTGTGCGCAAAATCTGCGGCTGCACCGGCCAATGGACTCCCGGACAGATCATCGATGATGCCGTCGCACGCATCCGTGAGCAGGTCGGTCATGGGCAGGTTATCCTCGGGCTTTCCGGTGGTGTCGATTCTTCTGTGGCGGCGGCCTTGATCCATCGCGCCATTGGCGATCAACTGACCTGTGTTTTTGTTGACAACGGACTGCTGCGCCTCGGAGAGGGCGATCAGGTGATGGCGACTTTTGCTGAAAACCTTGGTGTTCGCGTAATTCGTGTCGATGCCGAGGATCGCTTCATGCAGGCTCTGGCCGGTGAGCCGGATCCGGAGCGCAAGCGAAAAATCATCGGCAACCTTTTCATCGAGATCTTTGAAGAAGAGTCGGCCAGGATTGAAGGGGCGTCGTGGCTTGCCCAGGGAACTATTTACCCCGACGTCATCGAATCGGCCGGCGGTAAAACCGGCAAGGCGCACAACATCAAGAGCCATCATAATGTCGGCGGCCTGCCTGAGTTCATGAAGCTCAAGCTTCTTGAGCCTCTGCGCGAACTTTTCAAGGATGAAGTACGCGCCATCGGCGAGGAACTCGGCCTGCCGCACCCTATGGTCTGGCGCCATCCTTTCCCCGGCCCGGGCCTTGGCGTGCGCATCCTCGGAGAAGTGAAAAAAGACTATGCCGATATCCTGCGCCGTGCCGATGCCATTTATATTGAAGAACTCTTCCGCACCGGTCATTATGACAAGATCAGCCAGGCGTTTGCGGTCTTTCTGCCGGTAAAAAGTGTCGGCGTCATGGGCGATGGCCGGACTTATGAATATGTGGTTGCGTTGCGTGCGGTTGAAACCCGCGATTTCATGACCGCCGGTTGGTACCCCATGCCCTATGCCGACCTGGCCCGCATCAGCAATCGCATCATCAATGAAGTCAAGGGCGTCAATCGCGTGGTCTACGACATCTCCAGCAAGCCGCCTGCTACGATCGAGTGGGAGTGA
- a CDS encoding UDP-glucose dehydrogenase family protein: MNLTVVGTGYVGLVTGACFSEMGHNVYCVDVDESKIERLKEGIIPIYEPGLERIVQNNFQEGRLRFTTALADAMADSDVYFIAVGTPAGEDGSADLSYVIEVAREIGRNLDKYAVVVDKSTVPVGTGERVREVILEELQDRGVDHPFDVVSNPEFLKEGAAVDDFMRPDRIIIGSESERATEVMRTLYADFSRNHDKIMVMGVRDAEMTKYTANAMLATKISFMNEISTLCERLGVDVEKVRLGIGSDSRIGYSFIYPGCGYGGSCFPKDVNALIHMAEQRQLFPLVLQSVHQRNLFQKMMLGEKISTRFGKDLSGLTFAVWGLAFKPGTDDMREAPSIALLHQLIGAGARVLAYDPVAAETARRELPKAWFEEEKLVLTEHQYDALKGVDAMVLVTEWKPFRHPDFDAMKRLMKAPVVFDGRNQYDPERMESMGFDYYAMGRGKQVQPATSSCSL, from the coding sequence ATGAATTTGACTGTGGTAGGAACCGGCTATGTGGGTCTGGTGACCGGCGCCTGTTTTTCTGAAATGGGACATAATGTCTATTGCGTCGATGTGGACGAAAGTAAGATCGAGCGGCTCAAGGAAGGGATCATCCCCATCTACGAGCCCGGTCTTGAGCGCATTGTTCAGAACAATTTTCAGGAAGGGCGGCTGCGTTTTACCACGGCGCTGGCTGATGCCATGGCCGACAGCGATGTCTATTTCATTGCCGTTGGTACTCCCGCGGGCGAGGACGGCTCCGCCGACCTGAGTTATGTAATTGAAGTTGCGAGGGAAATCGGACGCAACCTTGATAAGTATGCGGTTGTGGTGGATAAATCCACGGTGCCGGTCGGGACCGGGGAAAGAGTGCGTGAAGTGATTCTGGAGGAGTTGCAGGATCGCGGCGTTGATCATCCATTCGATGTGGTCAGCAATCCCGAGTTTCTCAAAGAGGGGGCCGCGGTGGATGATTTCATGCGCCCTGATCGCATTATTATCGGTTCGGAGAGTGAGCGTGCCACTGAGGTGATGCGGACGTTGTATGCTGACTTTTCGCGTAATCATGACAAGATCATGGTGATGGGCGTTCGCGATGCCGAAATGACCAAATACACCGCCAACGCCATGCTAGCGACCAAAATCTCCTTTATGAATGAAATTTCGACCCTCTGTGAGCGTCTTGGAGTCGATGTGGAAAAAGTGCGTCTCGGCATCGGGTCGGACTCTCGCATCGGCTATTCTTTTATTTATCCAGGCTGCGGTTACGGCGGATCCTGCTTTCCCAAAGATGTTAACGCACTGATCCATATGGCCGAGCAGCGCCAGCTTTTTCCTCTGGTATTGCAGTCTGTCCATCAACGCAACCTGTTTCAGAAGATGATGCTGGGCGAAAAGATCTCGACACGCTTCGGCAAAGACCTCTCCGGACTGACCTTTGCCGTGTGGGGGCTTGCTTTCAAGCCGGGCACCGATGATATGCGCGAAGCTCCTTCAATCGCGCTTCTGCATCAGTTGATCGGGGCAGGGGCCCGGGTGCTGGCCTATGATCCGGTGGCTGCCGAAACTGCACGGCGTGAGCTGCCCAAAGCCTGGTTCGAAGAGGAAAAGCTCGTCCTTACCGAGCATCAGTACGACGCCTTGAAAGGTGTCGATGCGATGGTGCTGGTCACGGAGTGGAAACCGTTTCGCCACCCCGATTTCGATGCGATGAAGCGCCTGATGAAGGCTCCGGTTGTGTTCGACGGCCGCAACCAGTATGATCCGGAACGCATGGAATCGATGGGATTCGATTATTACGCAATGGGGCGCGGAAAGCAGGTTCAGCCGGCGACGAGTTCCTGCTCCCTTTGA